The following is a genomic window from Ethanoligenens harbinense YUAN-3.
GACCGATCTGACGGACGACGTGCTTACCGAATTCCAGGACGCGGTCGAATACGGGCTGATGAGCTACAAGCTCTTCATGGTCTACAAAAAAGACGGCCTGATGATGAGTGACGCGGATATCTACAAAGCTCTGCTGCGCTCCAGGGAGACCGGCGCGCTTATCAGCGTGCATGCGGAAAACCCCGATATCATTGACCTGAACATCGAGAATTTTCTGAAAAACGGACAGACCTCCGCATGGTACCATTATCTGAGCCGGCCGGAATTCGTGGAGGCGGAGGCAGACAAACGTGCCATCCATTGGGCCAAGTCCACGGGCGCTCCGCTCTATATCGTCCACCTGGCCAACGCCGACGGGATGAAAGCGGTGGAAGAAGCCGTGACGGAAGGGTATACCATCTATGCGGAAACCTGCCCGCAGTATCTGCACTTTACCTGCGATGTTTACAAACGCGAAGATGGGCGGAATTTTGTCTGCTCGCCGCCCATGAAGGGGCAGGCCAGTCAGGATGCTCTGTGGGAAGGCATCAAAAAAGGCTTCATTACCACCGTCGCGACCGACCACTGCCCGTTCACTACCAAGCAGAAAGACTGGGGCAAGGACGATTTCACCAAGATCCCGAACGGCTGCATGGGTATTGAGAATCTCTATCCTTACATGCTCAGCGAGGCAAACAAAGGCCGTTTGACATTCAATCGGGCGGTGCAGCTCTGCTCCAAAAATCCGGCGGATATCTTCGGCTGCACGGAAAAAGGTGCGGTCTTGCCCGGCAAGGATGCGGACATCGTCCTGTATGACCCGGCAATCGACTTTACCATTACCAATGAAAACATGCATTCCGACTGCGACTATACCATCTGGGAAGGCGTCCGGCTCAAAGGCTATGTGACCCGCACCTATTCCCGCGGGCGGCTGGTCTTCCAAGACGGCACATTCTGCGGGGAAGCAGGCTGGGGGAAATTTCTCAAACGCGCAGGCCGCAGCGCGGAAAGCAAGGCATGATATTCGCAACCCACACGGTACGATGAGAGGCAACGACGATTATGAAACCGTATGAGATCACCATCCTGCAGGAGGCGGAGCGCTGTCTGCTCTGCTATGACGCGCCGTGTACCAAAATCTGCCCGGCAAAATCCGACCCCGCCGCGTTCATCCAGGCAATTCGTCTGGATAATCGCCGGGCCGGCGCCAGACAGGCGCTGGAAAACAATCCGCTCGGCAGTGTGTGCGCCATGCTCTGCACGGCTGACCGCTATTGTGAAAAGGTCTGCATACGCGGCAAAATCGACCGCCCGGTCAATATCTCCATGCTGCACACCTATATCGCGCATCAGGCCTGCGTGGAGGGAGCCTTTCCAAAGCCACGGCGGGAACCGACCGGTGTGAAGATTGCGGTGCTTGGAGCCAATATCGCGGCACTTTCCGCCGCCGCCGCGCTTGCGCTGGATGGCGTGCAGGTCACGATTTTTGCCAGCGGCTTTCTGTGGAGCGCGGACATTCTCCGGCAGTTGATGGAAAAGGGCGGCGACCGCGATGTGCTGGGCGACGGCATGAAT
Proteins encoded in this region:
- the hydA gene encoding dihydropyrimidinase, translated to MKMLIQNGLIVNSDSTIRADVLVENGKITAVGSGLDAAGAEIVDASGKYVLPGAIDSHTHLEMPFNGTVSADSYFAGTRAAACGGVTTVFDFAIQRKGMGIREIAQERDALCRPQACVDYAFHVALTDLTDDVLTEFQDAVEYGLMSYKLFMVYKKDGLMMSDADIYKALLRSRETGALISVHAENPDIIDLNIENFLKNGQTSAWYHYLSRPEFVEAEADKRAIHWAKSTGAPLYIVHLANADGMKAVEEAVTEGYTIYAETCPQYLHFTCDVYKREDGRNFVCSPPMKGQASQDALWEGIKKGFITTVATDHCPFTTKQKDWGKDDFTKIPNGCMGIENLYPYMLSEANKGRLTFNRAVQLCSKNPADIFGCTEKGAVLPGKDADIVLYDPAIDFTITNENMHSDCDYTIWEGVRLKGYVTRTYSRGRLVFQDGTFCGEAGWGKFLKRAGRSAESKA